The DNA region TGAGGTTCAGCCGGTTGCCTGCATAGGTGAGCTTGTCCAGATTGACGATGGACCAGTCGGCATGCTTCTCCAGCATGAGCCTGATGAAATTGGTGCCGATAAATCCGCAACCGCCGGTAACGAGTAATTTCATGTAATTATGCCAGCCCTGAAGTGAGTGGTTTGTGGTCCGTGGTCAAACCGAAGCCTACAGTCCTGCGGGGAAAAGTTCAAGATGATAGAGGGTCGTCCACGATCAGGTCCGTCTGTCGAAGGGCCTCAAAGAGCAGGATGCCCGTGGCCGTCGACAGGTTCAGACTGCGGACCTGTCCCCAAATGGGGATGCGTACCTGCGGGTGCCCTTTCATCATTTCAACGGGCAGTCCCCTGGTTTCGGGGCCGAGTATGATAGCGTCGTCGGGTTGAAAGTCGAAACGGTGATGCGGTGTCCGGGCCTTGGTGGTGGCCATGACCAGACGGCTGGGACATACCGTCCTGAGAAAATGGTCGAAATCCGGGTGTACCGTGACATCTACGTGCGGCCAGTAATCAAGCCCGGCCCGTTTGAGGTGCTTGTCGTCCACGGAGAATCCCAGCGGTTCAATGAGATGAAGCGGGGTTCGGGTGGCTGCGCACAGCCGGGCTATGTTGCCGGTGTTGGGTGGTATCTCCGGTTCGAAGAGGACGATGCGCATGAAGGCTTAAACGTCCAGTTTGATGGTGGCTTTGCCGGGAGAGTAGCCCTTGAGGGTGCGGATCATCTCGCGGATGGAGGCGGAAATGATGTCTTCCACAAAAGGTTTCATGCCGACGGGGGAGCCGTTGATGTCGACTTCAATGGAATTGTGCATTGCCAGACATGCTCTTGTCGTGGCCCTTCCTGCAACGATGTCGGCCGCCAGGGTCCGACAGTCCGGGCGGCCGCAGGTCTTGCAATCCATGCCGGGCAGGAAGAATCCTTTTTCCAGGATTCGGGCAGCCAACAGTTCGATATCGTTGAGTGTCTGGATATTGTCCACGCTCTTGTCGCCGTAGCTGGCGACGGCAAGCTCCGGGGCGAGCCAATCGGTGCCGTCGGCGAGATCGCCGTTCAGGCAGAGAATGCGGGGAAGGAAGCCCAGGTTTTTGCCGCCTTCCACAATGAGAACGTCTGCCGTCAGCAGGGGGAGCAGGTCAGGGAGAAACCGGTGGTCTGTCCAGTGGACAAAGGTTTCCTTGGGACCGAATCCGGCCACAGTGTCGCAGATGGCGGCATATTCGGTGGTGTCCGTATCCTTCCAGTCGAATCCGTGGTGGCTGAATTTGGCTGCGGATACGGTCAGCCCCTGGTCCTTGAAATGACGTGCGAGTTTGAGGCCTAAGGTTGTTTTGCCCGATTTTTTGGGGCCGACGAGGGAAATTGCCTTCATGTAATCCTCCGGACAGGAGTGTTATGCGGTCGTAATGATCTTTCCGTTTTCAAGAAAGAGGGTGTGGTCAGCGACTGCATCAAGCCATGCCATATCATGACTGGCGATGACAAGGCTCGCACCGTATTCTTCGCGGGCGGACAGTGCGGCTTGTTGGATCAGGGCCGCGCTTTTTTTGTCCAGGCTGGCGGTGGGTTCATCCATGAGCAACAACTTGGGCTTGAGGGCCAGACGCGCTGCCAGGGCCACCCTTTGGACCTCTCCCCCCGAAAGCTCGAACCATTGCCGTTTGCAGAACGTTTCGGGGTCAAGTCCGACAATTTCAAGGGCGCGGGACACCTTGGCGGGGATGTCGTTCTTGTTGCGGATCTTCAGACCGTAGGCAACGTTGGCGTAAACCGAGCGTTTGAGCAGATACGGTTCTTGCACGAGCAGGGTCACC from Pseudodesulfovibrio sp. S3 includes:
- a CDS encoding ATP-binding cassette domain-containing protein — protein: MTIPLITLTDIRQRYSDRTVLAVDHLDIAQGSIIGLAGPNGSGKSTLLRLLAFLESPAQGTIRFLGLPAAARSSTVNRQVTLLVQEPYLLKRSVYANVAYGLKIRNKNDIPAKVSRALEIVGLDPETFCKRQWFELSGGEVQRVALAARLALKPKLLLMDEPTASLDKKSAALIQQAALSAREEYGASLVIASHDMAWLDAVADHTLFLENGKIITTA
- a CDS encoding molybdopterin-guanine dinucleotide biosynthesis protein MobB; amino-acid sequence: MKAISLVGPKKSGKTTLGLKLARHFKDQGLTVSAAKFSHHGFDWKDTDTTEYAAICDTVAGFGPKETFVHWTDHRFLPDLLPLLTADVLIVEGGKNLGFLPRILCLNGDLADGTDWLAPELAVASYGDKSVDNIQTLNDIELLAARILEKGFFLPGMDCKTCGRPDCRTLAADIVAGRATTRACLAMHNSIEVDINGSPVGMKPFVEDIISASIREMIRTLKGYSPGKATIKLDV
- a CDS encoding tRNA (cytidine(34)-2'-O)-methyltransferase; amino-acid sequence: MRIVLFEPEIPPNTGNIARLCAATRTPLHLIEPLGFSVDDKHLKRAGLDYWPHVDVTVHPDFDHFLRTVCPSRLVMATTKARTPHHRFDFQPDDAIILGPETRGLPVEMMKGHPQVRIPIWGQVRSLNLSTATGILLFEALRQTDLIVDDPLSS